From Glycine max cultivar Williams 82 chromosome 11, Glycine_max_v4.0, whole genome shotgun sequence, the proteins below share one genomic window:
- the LOC100786644 gene encoding cellulose synthase-like protein D2: MASKLFRASRSSISSSSDAPDDQKPPLPPSVQFGRRTSSGRYVSYSRDDLDSELGSTDFMNYTVHIPPTPDNQPMDPSISQKVEEQYVSNSLFTGGFNSVTRAHLMDKVIESEANHPQMAGAKGSSCAIPGCDSKVMSDERGADILPCECDFKICRDCYIDAVKTGGGICPGCKEPYKNTELDEVAVDNGRPLPLPPPSGMSKMERRLSMMKSTKSALMRSQTGDFDHNRWLFETKGTYGYGNAIWPKEGGFGNEKEDDVVQPTELMSRPWRPLTRKLKIPAAVLSPYRLIIFIRLVVLALFLAWRIKHQNSDAVWLWGMSVVCEIWFAFSWLLDQLPKLCPVNRSTDLNVLKEKFETPNPNNPTGKSDLPGIDIFVSTADPEKEPPLVTANTILSILAADYPVEKLSCYVSDDGGALLTFEAMAEAASFANMWVPFCRKHDIEPRNPESYFNLKRDPYKNKVKPDFVKDRRRVKREYDEFKVRINSLPESIRRRSDAYHAREEIKAMKVQRQNREDDPLETVKIPKATWMADGTHWPGTWLSPTSEHSKGDHAGIIQVMLKPPSDEPLLGSADDTRLIDLTDVDIRLPLLVYVSREKRPGYDHNKKAGAMNALVRASAIMSNGPFILNLDCDHYIYNSKAMREGMCFMMDRGGDRLCYVQFPQRFEGIDPSDRYANHNTVFFDVNMRALDGLQGPVYVGTGCLFRRVALYGFDPPRSKEHHTGCCNCCFGRQKKHASLASTPEENRALRMGDSDDEEMNLSLFPKKFGNSTFLIDSIPVAEFQGRPLADHPAVKNGRPPGALTIARDLLDASTVAEAISVISCWYEDKTEWGNRVGWIYGSVTEDVVTGYRMHNRGWKSIYCVTKRDAFRGTAPINLTDRLHQVLRWATGSVEIFFSRNNALLASPRMKILQRIAYLNVGIYPFTSIFLIVYCFLPALSLFSGQFIVQTLNVTFLSYLLGITVTLCMLAVLEIKWSGIELEEWWRNEQFWLIGGTSAHLAAVLQGLLKVVAGIEISFTLTSKSGGDDVDDEFADLYIVKWTSLMIPPITIMMVNLIAIAVGVSRTIYSVIPQWSRLLGGVFFSFWVLAHLYPFAKGLMGRRGRTPTIVFVWSGLIAITISLLWVAINPPAGTDQIGGSFQFP; encoded by the exons atggcatcaaagttGTTTAGAGCAAGCCGATCATCTATATCATCGTCATCTGATGCACCTGATGACCAGAAGCCACCTTTACCTCCAAGTGTACAATTTGGCCGGAGGACTTCCTCGGGTCGCTATGTCAGTTACTCCAGAGATGATCTTGATAGTGAGCTAGGGAGTACCGACTTCATGAATTACACAGTGCATATACCACCTACCCCTGATAACCAACCTATGGATCCATCAATCTCACAGAAAGTTGAGGAACAATATGTGTCAAATTCACTTTTCACAGGTGGATTCAACAGCGTTACTCGAGCCCATCTAATGGATAAGGTGATAGAATCTGAAGCAAATCATCCGCAGATGGCTGGTGCAAAAGGATCTTCATGTGCAATTCCTGGTTGTGATTCTAAGGTGATGAGCGATGAACGTGGTGCTGATATTCTTCCATGTGAGTGTGATTTCAAGATATGCAGAGATTGTTATATAGATGCTGTAAAAACAGGAGGTGGGATATGCCCAGGATGCAAGGAGCCATACAAGAACACAGAGCTAGATGAAGTGGCTGTAGATAATGGACGTCCCCTTCCACTTCCTCCACCAAGTGGAATGTCTAAAATGGAGAGGAGATTGTCCATGATGAAATCAACAAAGTCGGCACTAATGAGGAGCCAAACTGGAGATTTTGATCATAATAGGTGGCTCTTTGAAACAAAGGGCACCTATGGCTATGGCAATGCTATATGGCCAAAGGAAGGTGGTTTTGGaaatgaaaaagaggatgatGTTGTTCAGCCAACTGAATTGATGAGCAGACCCTGGAGACCACTTACTCGGAAACTGAAGATACCTGCTGCCGTTTTGAGCCCATATCG TCTTATCATTTTTATTCGTTTGGTTGTCTTGGCACTGTTCTTGGCATGGAGGATCAAACACCAAAATTCTGATGCAGTCTGGCTCTGGGGCATGTCTGTTGTTTGTGAGATATGGTTTGCTTTTTCCTGGCTGCTGGATCAACTGCCCAAACTATGCCCAGTGAATCGTTCCACAGACCTTAATGTTCTAAAGGAGAAATTTGAAACACCAAACCCTAACAATCCTACTGGAAAATCTGATCTTCCAGGCATAGATATCTTTGTTTCTACTGCTGATCCTGAGAAAGAACCTCCTCTTGTCACTGCAAACACCATCTTGTCTATTTTAGCTGCTGATTACCCagttgagaagctttcttgttATGTTTCTGATGATGGAGGTGCACTTCTAACTTTTGAGGCAATGGCCGAAGCTGCCAGCTTTGCTAACATGTGGGTTCCCTTCTGTCGTAAACATGATATAGAGCCCAGGAATCCTGAATCATACTTCAACTTAAAAAGAGACCCTTACAAAAACAAAGTGAAGCCTGATTTTGTCAAGGATCGTAGACGGGTAAAGCGTGAGTATGATGAATTCAAGGTTAGGATCAATAGTCTGCCTGAATCTATCCGCCGCCGGTCAGATGCCTATCATGCAAGAGAGGAAATCAAGGCCATGAAAGTTCAGAGACAAAACAGGGAAGATGATCCTTTAGAAACTGTGAAGATTCCAAAAGCAACATGGATGGCTGATGGAACTCATTGGCCAGGAACTTGGTTGAGTCCTACATCTGAGCATTCCAAGGGTGACCATGCTGGTATAATTCAG GTGATGTTGAAACCTCCCAGCGATGAACCTCTTTTAGGAAGTGCTGATGATACAAGGCTCATTGACCTGACTGATGTTGATATCCGTCTTCCCCTTCTTGTTTATGTTTCTCGAGAGAAGCGTCCAGGCTATGATCACAACAAAAAAGCCGGGGCCATGAATGCCTTGGTTCGAGCCTCAGCTATAATGTCTAATGGTCCTTTTATACTCAATCTTGACTGTGACCACTATATCTACAACTCAAAGGCAATGAGGGAAGGCATGTGCTTTATGATGGATCGTGGAGGTGACCGCCTTTGTTATGTCCAGTTCCCCCAGAGGTTTGAAGGAATTGATCCCTCTGATAGATATGCTAACCATAATACTGTCTTCTTTGATGTCAATATGCGAGCCCTTGATGGACTCCAAGGACCAGTCTATGTGGGAACTGGATGCCTTTTCAGACGGGTTGCACTTTATGGTTTTGACCCACCGCGTTCTAAAGAGCACCACACAGGTTGCTGTAATTGTTGCTTTGGTCGTCAAAAGAAGCATGCATCACTGGCAAGCACCCCAGAAGAGAACCGTGCACTGAGGATGGGTGATTCTGATGATGAGGAAATGAATCTATCATTGTTCCCTAAGAAGTTTGGAAACTCTACTTTCCTCATTGACTCAATTCCAGTGGCAGAGTTTCAAGGTCGACCACTAGCCGATCACCCTGCTGTGAAAAATGGACGTCCACCTGGTGCTCTCACCATAGCCCGCGATCTTCTTGATGCATCAACTGTTGCGGAAGCCATCAGTGTCATCTCCTGTTGGTATGAGGACAAGACTGAGTGGGGAAATCGCGTTGGATGGATCTATGGATCTGTGACAGAGGATGTGGTCACTGGGTATAGGATGCACAATAGGGGATGGAAATCAATTTACTGCGTGACCAAGCGTGATGCCTTCCGTGGAACTGCTCCCATCAATCTCACTGACAGGCTGCATCAGGTCCTTAGATGGGCTACTGGCTCGGTTGAAATATTCTTCTCTCGAAACAATGCACTCCTGGCTAGCCCAAGAATGAAAATTCTTCAAAGAATTGCATACCTAAATGTTGGAATCTACCCCTTCACATCCATATTCCTAATTGTCTACTGCTTCCTTCCTGCACTATCACTATTCTCCGGCCAGTTCATTGTCCAAACCCTCAATGTCACTTTTCTTTCTTACCTCTTGGGCATCACTGTGACTCTGTGCATGCTTGCAGTGCTTGAAATTAAGTGGTCTGGCATTGAGCTGGAAGAGTGGTGGAGAAATGAGCAGTTCTGGCTGATTGGAGGGACCAGTGCCCATCTAGCTGCTGTGCTTCAAGGTTTGCTCAAAGTTGTAGCAGGGATTGAAATCTCATTCACCTTGACTTCAAAATCAGGTGGTGATGATGTAGATGATGAGTTTGCTGATCTCTATATTGTGAAATGGACATCCCTTATGATTCCACCTATCACAATTATGATGGTCAACTTAATAGCAATAGCAGTTGGAGTAAGCAGAACCATATACAGTGTCATACCACAGTGGAGCCGTCTACTAGGTGGTGTTTTCTTCAGTTTTTGGGTCTTGGCTCATCTCTATCCCTTTGCAAAAGGTTTGATGGGAAGAAGAGGGAGGACACCTACCATAGTTTTTGTGTGGTCAGGCCTCATAGCAATCACAATTTCTCTCCTCTGGGTGGCTATCAACCCCCCTGCTGGTACTGACCAAATTGGGGGTTCATTCCAGTTCCCTTGA